The Triticum aestivum cultivar Chinese Spring chromosome 4B, IWGSC CS RefSeq v2.1, whole genome shotgun sequence sequence TAGCCGTCCGAGGCAAGAAATCATCCTGTCATTTGCAGGAACAAAAATTATGTTCAGCCTATAAATACTCTATTGACCAACTAAGCAATGTTCTATCCAGATATCAGAGGCAGAGCAGTTATTCTTATCTGACAGAAATAGCACCGAACAAAAATGCAGATAGACATCTAACTAAATTCTGGAACTGAACCTTTAGCAGCAAGCAAACACTCAAGAAAATTCAGACAGGCATGTAACTGGATTTTTAGCAGCAAGCAAGCACACAACAAAATTCAGATAGGCATGTACCTAAATTCTGCAAGTGAATTTCTTACAGCAAGCAAGCACCCAACAAAATTCAGAGAGGCATTGAACTAGATTCTGCAACTGTATTTTTAGCAGCAAGCAAGCACTCAAACAAAATTCAGAGAGGCATATAACAAACTTCTGCAACTGTACTTTGAGCAGCAAGACAGTAAGCAAATCAATTGATCAGCAATGCAATGTTTATCTCATTCAGAAGTAGAGCAGGTATCCTGTCTAGTGGCACTCAACAAAATTCAGACATGGATGTAACCAAATTCCTAGTACAACTGAATCTGTAACCAAATAAATTCAGACAAGAAAGCAAAGCGAAATGGATCCTCGCTGACCTGTAGCACGACGGAGTTGATGACGTCGGCGTATCTGACGGCGAGGTTGAGCGACATACAGCGGGCGGGGGCCATGGCGTAGCACCGGGTGCGGGCCCTCTCGACCTTGCCGAGCTTGTCGAGGTTGAGCACGACGACCATGGTGAGCATGGCGGCGACGCCGGCGCCGAGCGAGTGGCCCGTGAAGGTGAGCGTGTAGGTGGGGTACCGGTCGAGGAGGTCCCGGAGCAGGTCGCACTCCCTGTCGAGCACCcagccggcggcgcggaggaggccgTTGTGGACGTAGCCGCCGTCGAAGCGGCGCTTGCCGAGGCGGTTGTCGAGGAGCAGCGCGTAGTCGGACTCGCGGCCGAGGTTGAGGCCCCGGAGCGCGAGCACGATGTCGGCGTGCGCGTGGTCGAGGTAGACGAGGTAGGGCGTGACCCGGCCCCCCGTGTCGGCGTAGGTGCGGCGGCGCACGACGCAGGCCGGGTCGAGGAggaggggcggggcggcgaggaggtcgGGCGGGGCGTAGTTGGCCATGACGAGGCGGCACATCCGGGGCACGGGCGcgaagtcggcggcggcggcgtggccccAGGTGGCGCTGTCGTGGTGGCCGGAGTGGACGCACCGCTTCCACGCCCACCGCGCGCACCCCAGGCAGTAGACGCACTCCAGCAGCGGCAGCCCGCACGCCAGCGACATGCGGGGAATTCCGTCGAGCAGGTcgcgcgcgcggcggcggcgagatcggATATTCCGGCGGTGGCGATCGGATCCGGGGGAGTAGCTGGGGACGGAGAGATTTTGCGGGATTATTTTTATTAAATTGGAGTAGTAGAAGTAAATACAGAGGAGTTTTGGAAGTATATTCGGATCCGTTTTGGTTGCTGGACAAAACAAAATTAAGAAGTGGTGACAGACAATGAAACAATGTGTGTGACAGAGCATTGCCAAATATTGCAATGGGGCGTCGGGGTCGATGAAAGTCATCGTTGGGGCCTCGTTGTCGAACCGGTGATAACGGCGTCTGTCATGGGGACGGATAATTCGATTTTATGCGAATCATGTGAAATATAAGACCTGGTCCTGCTGGACGAGAGGGCTACAAAGTGTCTCGCCGACCGTCTAGCCCGCGATTGGTTCTCTATCAACTTTGCCTTCAAAgagaaaaaatatatatatatatatatatatatatatatatatatatatatatatatatatatatcgctaGTTTTCTTTCCTCTCTCCCAAGGCGACTTGGGAAAGCCTTCCTCCCCTTAATCTTCGCCGGCGAGCCCATGGATTCGCCTCCCCTCCGCCTGCCCCTCCGATGACCAGCGGCGGTGAGGGGAATCCTGGTGTCTCGGTTCTCGCTAGTAGATAGGTAGGATTTTAGTCCTCGTATGGCGGCGTTCGGATAGATAGCGGTGCTCCTTCTTCGAGCCAGCGTACCAGGTTtcgatcctcctcaagttcgtcCGTTGAGACGGATTAGACGAACCTCCGAGGTAGATTCCTGTCAGCTCCTTGGGGTGGCAAGATTAGGGTTTCTCATCGTGCGTACGCAATGGCAATATTTGGTGTCAGATCGATTCAAGGTTTCAACAGCGATGACTGTGGCTCCTCGgtgctggtccttaggggcacgtgcacaaaGACCTATTTATCATCGACAAGGCCAAGCCGGCTTCGGTA is a genomic window containing:
- the LOC123090507 gene encoding uncharacterized protein; this encodes MSLACGLPLLECVYCLGCARWAWKRCVHSGHHDSATWGHAAAADFAPVPRMCRLVMANYAPPDLLAAPPLLLDPACVVRRRTYADTGGRVTPYLVYLDHAHADIVLALRGLNLGRESDYALLLDNRLGKRRFDGGYVHNGLLRAAGWVLDRECDLLRDLLDRYPTYTLTFTGHSLGAGVAAMLTMVVVLNLDKLGKVERARTRCYAMAPARCMSLNLAVRYADVINSVVLQDDFLPRTATPLEDIFKSILCLPCLLCLRCLKDTCIPEDAMLKDPRRLYAPGRIYHIVERKSFRCGRYPPVVKTAVPVDGRFEHVVLSCNATMDHAIVWIEREGQRALDLMLEKERAMAAPSNQRMERDETAVQREHVEEHKAALRRAATLSVSGMASIYGTFDGGPRPERSESFPPPASSRQQPRVSWNDLIEQVFDKDEDGQIVLRSPSPPSSR